Below is a window of Sulfitobacter sp. BSw21498 DNA.
GCAGTACTGGCCGGAGGATGCTTTTGGGGCATGCAGGACCTGATCCGCAAACGCGAAGGGGTTGTGTCGACCCGCGTGGGCTATTCGGGCGGCGACGTGCCCAACGCCACCTACCGTGACCACGGCACCCACGCCGAGGCGATCGAGGTGACGTTTAACGACGACGTAATCAGCTATCGTGACCTGTTGGAACTGTTCTTCCAGATCCACGACCCGACAACTATGAACCGTCAAGGCAACGACCGCGGCCTCAGCTACCGTTCCGCGATCTATTTCGTAGACGAAGATCAAAAAGCCACGGCGCTGGACACGATTGCAGACGTCGAAGCATCGGGCATCTGGCCCGGCAAAGTCGTGACCGAGGTCGAACCCGTCAGCGATTTCTGGGAAGCAGAGCCAGAGCATCAAGATTACCTTGAGCGTATCCCAAACGGCTATACCTGCCATTTCCCGCGTCCCGATTGGGTGCTGCCCAAACGCGCGGCAGCGGAATAACACAACGAAACGGCGCAGCCCCATAGGGTTTGCGCCGTTTTCTTTGAGGGGTGTCTAGACCAATGCGACCCTCGGTCGGCCCGTCGCTTCAACCGTGAGCACCGCTTCGATAAAGACCTTGCGGCTTTCGACTTCGGCATAGCGGATATCGCGCTGCACCTCGGTTTGCATGTCGACCACGCCCGCTGCCCGTGCCGCTGTCTCTGCCTTTTCCCGCAGCGTGTTTTCAAGCGTTTCAAGCGCCTGTGTCTGATCGGTAAAATCCTGCGGCCCGTCGGTCAGATACACTCTGAACCGCCCCTCTGCCGGGGACGTCACCGTGCCGCTTTCCCGCATGGTCACCCGCCCGACGACAGCGCCAATGGCATTTGCCACTGCGGCGTGTTCAGGCAGGATCATCTGCGTGCGCAGCCGTTCGCCCACCGCCGGATAATAGGCCGCAGCAGAGGCCCCAAGCCCGATCACCGGCACGTTCAACGCGGCTTCGATCCGCACAAGCCCTGCGTGACCCCGCAACCCGCGCTGCAACAGTTCGTGCCGGGCAAGCGTTTCGGGTTCTGCATCAAAGGCAGGGTCTTCCTCGGCCAGCGTCGCCTCTAGCAACGCCAGACTGGTCTGTTCGGTCAATTGATCCACGATCATCTGCGCCATAACGGCAGGATCAGGGGCCAACATCTGCCCCGCCCCTGTACGCCGCCGCCCGAACAGCCGCAGCGCCTTCTGCGCGGCCTCTGCGTCCCACGCATCCACGCGGCCCAGCGCATGGCTCGCATCCGAAGGGGTGACGCCGGCAAGCTGGACCAGCCCGCGTTCGACCAACCGTTTGAGGGCACCGGTTTCAATCCGCGCGCGCACGATTTCCGCCATCGGGTGCAGCCCATCGCCGATGCGTTCCAGCAAGGCTTCCTCGCGCACGGTGATCCCCTCGCGGGTTTGTCCGGAAACCGCACGCACAAAGCGCCCGTCATATTCGCCAGGCGTGGTGCTGCGCAGCTGTGCATCCAGTGCGGCGTGAACAACATCCGGCGCCTCTGTTGCGATCAAGGCCACGGGCAAGACCCGCTTTGGCCCCAGCGTCACGCCGCCTTGCAACCCTTCGGTCAGGAAATGGACCTCGCTGTCGCCCCCCAGACCGGTGGTGCGCATGGCGACGGCCTCTACCATCGTGCGGTAGCTGCCGACGCGGGCACCTGCGGGGTCAATCGCCGGCCGTCCGTCGCGCAGCAGGGCCACATCCGTGGTGGTGCCGCCGATATCACTGACCAACGCATGTGCCGCGCCGGTCATCCACCGCGCCCCGACAATCGAGGCCGCAGGCCCGCTGAGAATCGTTTCAATCGGTCGCGCACGCGCCTGTGCCGCAGAGATCAGTGCCCCATCGCCGCGTACGACCATCAACGGGGCCGTCACGCCGATGTCAGTCAACACATCCTCGGCGCGGCCAATCAACCTGTCGATCATCCCGATGAGCCGCGCATTCAGCACCGCCGTCAGCGCCCGTTTCGGCCCGTTGAGCTTGGCCGACAGTTGATGCGAGGCCGACACAGGCCGGCCCGTCACCTGCGCCACAAACGCAGCAACCCGCTGTTCGTGGACAGGGTTGCGCGTCGCAAACTGACTGGCGACCGCGAACCCGCTGACCTGCGATTCTTGCGCAGTCAGAAACGCGACCAGCGCGTCTTCGTCCAGCGGGGAAAGCTCTGCGCCTGCGTGGTCATGTCCGCCGCCCAAGATCAGATAGGGATCACCGTTCAGGGCCTCTGCCAGCCCGTGCGCCTGAAGATCACGTTCTTTGAAACCGACATAGATCAGCGCCACGCGCCCGCCCTGCCCTTCGACCAATGCATTGGTTGCCAGCGTGGTGGATAGCGACGCCATCGCCACCTGACCCGCTGAAACATCAGCAGCCTCCAACACGCGGCGCACGGCTTGCCCCACACCGATGGCCAGATCGCCGCGGGTGGTCAGCGCCTTGGCCGAAGCGATCACCGTGGTTTCATCCCGGATCAGTACCGCATCCGTATAGGTGCCGCCCGTATCCACCCCAAGCAAAAGCGCCATTCAATTATCCTTGCACCGTTTTCCTAGGGTTTACCTGTTCCCGCGCAGCGGTCCAGCCCTGTCAGCCGTGGTTTTCGCCAAGACGCGTCACAGCCCATTGTGCAGCATCAACAACTGTGGCGTCAGGATCGTCCAGCAGACCCTGTGCCACAGGGACCAGCCGCGCCTGACCGGAGTTGCCAATGGCGTAAAGCACGTTGCGCATGAACCGGTTGCGCCCGATCCGCTTGATCGGCGACCCACTGAACCGCAGCCGGAACGCGGCATCATCCAGCGTCGCCAGCCCTGCCAGATCAGGGGCACCGACACCGCCGTGATAGCGCAGATCGCTCGCCGCGACGGCGAACTTGTTCCACGGGCAGGCGGCAAGGCAATCGTCACAGCCGTAGATGCGGTTGCCCATCTTGCTGCGCAATTCCAAATCGACCGGCCCGTTGTGTTCAATCGTCAGATAGGAAATACAGCGCCGCGCATCCAGTTGATAGGGCGCGGGAAACGCATTGGTCGGGCAAGCCGTGAGGCATGACCGGCACGACCCGCAGTGATCCACCTCTGGCGCGTCGGGGGTGAAATCCAATGTGGTGAAGATCGCGCCAAGAAAGGCCCAGTTCCCCCAGTCGCGGCTAAGCAGATTCGTGTGCTTGCCCTGCCAGCCCAGCCCCGCCGCCTGCCCCAACGCTTTTTCCGGCACGGGGGCTGTATCGACAAAGACTTTCACCTCGCAAGGTTCTTGCGCCACCAGCCAGCGCGCCACCCGCTTGAGCCGTTTCTTTACGATGTCGTGGTAATCGCGTCCCTGCGCATAGACCGACACGCCTGCCTTGTCGGGGTGGTTCAGCACCTCGGTCGGATCGTATTCAGGCGTATAGCTCTCGGCCAGCATGATCACCGACCGCGCTTCGGGCCAAAGCGCTGCGGGGTTGCCGCGCCAGGCCATGCGGTCGGCCATCCATGACATCTGCCCGTGGTACCCTGCCTCGACAAAGGCCTGCAGCCGTTCGGGCACCTCGGGCACTGCATCGGGTCGGCAGATACGGCACGAGACAAAGCCCTCGTCCAGCGCCTGCGCCACCAACCGCCCCCGCAGGGCGTCCGTATCAACCGCCGGTGTCACAGACATCCGGCGGGGTGCGGACTAGAAATCAAGGTCATTGTAGTGTTTCGGCGGTGGGAAGCCGGGCACCTGATCGGCCAGCAACGACCGGAACGCCGGGCGGGATTTGATCTTGGCATACCAGTCCTTGACCACGTCGGACCGGTTCCAGTCCACATCCGAGATATAATCAAGCGAGGACAGATGCGCCGCCGCTGCGAAATCGGCCAGCGTCATCACGTCGCCCGCCAGCCAGCGCCGGTGGTCCAGCAGCCACGCCATATAATCGATGTGGTATTTGATCGCCTTGGCCCCGTCCTTGACGTTGCGGCTGTCAGGAAACCCCTGCTTCATCACCTTTTTATTCACCCGCTCGTACAGCAGCTTTGAGGTGACTTCGTCGTGGAACTTGTCATCGAACCAGCTGACCAGACGGCGGACTTCAAGCCGCTGAATCGGATCACTGGGCATCAGCGACGGCTCGGGGCGGGTTTCTTCGATGTATTCACAGATCGCAGCGCTTTCGGACATGATGATGCCGTCGAGCTGTAAGACGGGGACTTTACCCGCAGGGTTGCGACGCATGAAATCTGGGTCTTGCTCCCAATACCGCTCTTCGACGCGTTCTACCTCGATCTTCTTCTCGGCGAGGCTCAGCCGGACTTTGCGGCAGAACGGCGACAGCGGGACGTGAAACAGGCGGGCCATAAAGGGGTTCCGGTACTAACAAACAAGGGTTTCATCCTCATGCCCGTCTTGGTTGGGTTTTTCAACTCTCGAAACAGGCTGCCCGCCCGTCCTTGCTGATTGTCGCCGCACCATCACGGATTTGGGCACTGCGCTTGCGCACCGAAGCGGACGGTCGCGTGGCAGAGCGCGTTTTGGGCGAGGGCAGGATCGCGGCCAGCCGTGCGGCTTGTGTCGCCGTCAGCTTGGCGGGAATCACCCCGAAATAATGTTGCGCCGCTGCATCGATACCAAAGATGCCTTCGTCAAACTCGGCGACGTTCAGATAGACCTCGATGATCCGTCGTTTGGTCCAGACGGTTTCGACCAGCGGCGTGATGCCGGCCTCAAGCGCTTTGCGCAGCCAAGTGCGCCCGTGCCACAGATAGACATTCTTGACCGTCTGCTGCGAGAGGGTAGAAGCGCCACGGTTCGACCCTTCGGCAATAGCGCGCTTGATCGCAGCCAGATCAAAGCCCCAATGATTGCAGAAATTCGCGTCTTCTGCCGCCACCACAGACCGTGCCATGACAGGGGCCACTTCTTCCAGCGCGACCCATTGCTGGTCGACGCCCCCCAACCTGCGGCCTTCGCTGAACATATAAGGCGTGGTTGGCGGGTTAAGCACCGCAAACAGCAGCACCATTGCGACCAACAGGCCAAGCACGGTCAGCACCAGCTTGAACGCGCCCCTGACGACGCGCCGCTTCAACGACCGCAGCTGCGCCGCGGGTGACGGCGGCTTTGCCCTGGTCTTGCTTTTGGATTTCGAAGATGCGCGTTTTGCCATAGCCATCAGCTATATCGCGCAACGCGCTTATTGTGAACGGGCACTGCGGGCGGAAATTCCTTTTGCCAGATAGGCTCCGATCAGCGCCGATGCCTTGGGCGACGGGTGGGTGTTGTCGCTGGCAAAGAGGCTGGGGTCATTGCGGTCGATCACCAATTCGGAATCAAGAAACGTCACCCCCGGCGTCTGTGCGGCAAAACGCGCAATGCGGCGTTCCAGCAGCACCAGATCATCGCGGCAGCCTTCGAATGACCCTTTGCCGTTGCCGGCGTAATATCCCATCCACATCACCTGCGCACCGCTGCTGCGCAAGCGGGACAGAAAGGCCGGAACCTCTCCGCTGGCCGCATCCGCACCGATCAGCGTGTCGACCACCGGCGTGCAAGCCCCGCATTTGCAATCGTTGAGCCCCAGATCATTGGCACCGCCATTGACGATAATCCAGTTCCAGCGCCCGCCGGGGTATTGGTCCTGAATGTCGAACCCCACGGCAGACAAAAGCGTGCTGTCATTGCTGAACTGCGCGCCCGGGACGGCCTTGCTGATCACATCACGATCAAGCGCTGTCGCCATCGCATCGGGGATCGCCTGATCGTTCGATCCGTTCCACGCCATCACGGAATCACCGATCACCAGAATATCGCCGCCGCCCTTGGGCGTGCGGTCGGTACAGGCCGACAGGGTCAGCCCCAACATCAGCACAGCCATTAGCCCTGCGCGCGAGAGTATAGATTTGATCATCGTCCAACTATAGACCGCATCCGGCCACGGTAAAGCGTATCAACCCGACAAAAGAAATCGGGCGCGAGGTTCCCCCCGCGCCCGATTCTTTCACTCGTTGCTTACTCCGCCGGTATCGCGTGCTCTTCGACGCTGAGAGGGGCGGGCAGATGGATCAACATCTCTTTGGGGCAAATCTGGACAAAGTTATCCTTTTCGATGTCCCAATGCTGCAGGATGTCTTCGGCCTTGCGGCTGTTGGTTTCCTGCAAGTGCCGTTCGATCAGGCCCTTCAGCTGGTTTTCCCAATGCGCCACCGTGACGGGGCAGGTCACCAGTGTTTCACGGTTCAGCATTTTCTCGACCTTGCCATCGGGGTTGTACAGATAGGCCATACCGCCCGTCATCCCCGCGCCAAAGTTTGCGCCGATCTCGCCCAGGATCACGGCCACGCCACCGGTCATGTATTCGCACCCGTTGCTGCCACAGCCTTCGATCACCACATGCGCACCAGAGTTGCGGACCCCGAAACGTTCACCTGCACGGCCCGCTGCGAACAGGAAGCCCTTGGTCGCGCCATACAGCACGGTGTTGCCGATGATGGTGTTCTCAGAGGCCACGATGGTGCTTGCCATCGATGGACGCACGACGATGGTACCGCCCGACAGGCCCTTGCCAACATAGTCGTTCGCATCGCCCGATACTTCAAGCTTGAGCCCCGGTGCCGCGAACGCCCCCAGCGACTGCCCCGCCGAACCGGTCAGCTTGACTGTCAGGTGATCGGGCTGCAGCTGGTTGTTCATACCGAAGTTGCGGATGATGTGGCTCGAGACGCGGGTGCCCACGGTACGGTGCGTGTTCTGCACCGCATAGCTGAGCTGCATCTTCTCGCCATCCTCAAGGAACCGTGCGGCGTCGCGCACGATTTCAGAGTCCAGCGTGTCCAACACAGCGTTGCGCGGCTTGTTGCGGTCATAGACGATCTCTGCCGCGCCATCGACGGTGATAAGCAGCGGGTTGAGATCAAGATCGTCAAGGTGGGCAGAGCCACGGCTGACCTGCGCCAGCAGATCGGCACGGCCAATCACGTCATCCAGACTACGCGCCCCGATAGAGGCGAGCAATTCGCGGACTTCGGTGGCGTAGAAGGTGATCAGGTTCACAACCTTATCGGCGTTGCCGGTGAACTTGCCACGCAGCGCTTCGTCTTGGGTACAGACGCCGACGGGACAGGTGTTCGACTGGCACTGACGCACCATGATACAGCCCATCGCGATCAGAGCGGCGGTGCCAATGCCGTATTCCTCGGCCCCCATCATCGCGGCCATCACGATGTCACGGCCTGTGCGCAAACCACCATCGGTGCGCAGGGTGACGCGGTCACGCAGGTTGTTCATTGCCAGAACCTGATGCGCTTCGGTTAGGCCCATTTCCCATGGCAGACCCGCATATTTGATCGAGGTCGCAGGCGATGCACCCGTGCCGCCATTGTGGCCCGAGATCAGGATGATGTCCGCCTTGGCCTTCGCCACACCGGCGGCAATCGTGCCAACCCCCGACGACGCCACCAGTTTCACGGTCACCTTACAACGCGGGTTGATCTGCTTGAGGTCATAGATCAGCTGCGCAAGGTCTTCGATGGAATAGATATCGTGGTGCGGCGGAGGAGAGATCAGCGTCACCCCCTTGGTGGAATGGCGCAGACGGGCAATCAGGTCAGTGACCTTCATACCGGGCAGCTGGCCGCCCTCGCCGGGTTTGGCCCCCTGGGCGACCTTGATCTCAAGCTCTTCGCACTGGTTCAGGTATTCGGCGGTCACACCGAAACGACCCGACGCCACCTGCTTGATCTTGGCCGACGGGTTATCACCGTTGGCCTCGGGCACGAAGTGCGCCGGATCTTCGCCGCCTTCGCCAGAGTCTGACTTGGCCCCGATGCGGTTCATGGCAACGTTCAGGGTCTTGTGTGCCTCGGGCGACAGCGCGCCAAGGGACATGCCCGGCGTCACGAAACGCTTGCGAATAGAGGTGATGGATTCGACCTCTTCGATGGGCACAGGGGCCCCCAGTGGCTTGATATCCAGCAGATCCCGCAGATGGATTGGCGGATTGCTTTGCATCTTGGCGCTATACTGCTTCCACATTTGGTAGGACGCTTTGTTGCAGGCCATTTGCAGCATGTGCATCGACGATGCTTCCCATGCGTGGGTCTCGCCGGATTGACGCGCTTTGTAGAAGCCGCCGATGGGCATAACGACGCCGTCGCCCTGCCAGCCACGATCGTGGACCGCCTCGGCCTTGCGCTGAATACCGGTCACACCGATCCCGCTGATACGGCTGGTCATGCCGGGGAAATATTCCGCACACATGGCGCGGCTTAGACCCACGGCTTCGAAATTCAGGCCGCCGCGGTAGGACGACATGACGCTGATCCCCATCTTGGCCATGATTTTCAGCAGACCTTGGTCAATCGCCTCGCGGTAGCGGGCCATCGCGGTGGTCAGGTTCATGTCCAGCAAACCACGACCGATGCGATCCGCCAGCGAATCCTCGGCAAGGTAGGCATTCACCACGGTCGCGCCGCAGCCGATCAGCACGGCAAAATAATGCGGGTCCACACATTCAGCCGCCCGCACGTTGAGCGAGGTAAACGTCCGCAGGCCCTTGCGGGTCAACTGGCTGTGCACGGCAGATGTCGCAAGGATCATCGGCATCGCCACACGGGTCGCGTTGCTGAACTGGTCGGTCAGCACGATGTGACCGGCACCAGAACGAACCGCGTCCTCGGCTTCGTCGCG
It encodes the following:
- the msrA gene encoding peptide-methionine (S)-S-oxide reductase MsrA, which gives rise to MSEQRAVLAGGCFWGMQDLIRKREGVVSTRVGYSGGDVPNATYRDHGTHAEAIEVTFNDDVISYRDLLELFFQIHDPTTMNRQGNDRGLSYRSAIYFVDEDQKATALDTIADVEASGIWPGKVVTEVEPVSDFWEAEPEHQDYLERIPNGYTCHFPRPDWVLPKRAAAE
- a CDS encoding hydantoinase/oxoprolinase N-terminal domain-containing protein, whose translation is MALLLGVDTGGTYTDAVLIRDETTVIASAKALTTRGDLAIGVGQAVRRVLEAADVSAGQVAMASLSTTLATNALVEGQGGRVALIYVGFKERDLQAHGLAEALNGDPYLILGGGHDHAGAELSPLDEDALVAFLTAQESQVSGFAVASQFATRNPVHEQRVAAFVAQVTGRPVSASHQLSAKLNGPKRALTAVLNARLIGMIDRLIGRAEDVLTDIGVTAPLMVVRGDGALISAAQARARPIETILSGPAASIVGARWMTGAAHALVSDIGGTTTDVALLRDGRPAIDPAGARVGSYRTMVEAVAMRTTGLGGDSEVHFLTEGLQGGVTLGPKRVLPVALIATEAPDVVHAALDAQLRSTTPGEYDGRFVRAVSGQTREGITVREEALLERIGDGLHPMAEIVRARIETGALKRLVERGLVQLAGVTPSDASHALGRVDAWDAEAAQKALRLFGRRRTGAGQMLAPDPAVMAQMIVDQLTEQTSLALLEATLAEEDPAFDAEPETLARHELLQRGLRGHAGLVRIEAALNVPVIGLGASAAAYYPAVGERLRTQMILPEHAAVANAIGAVVGRVTMRESGTVTSPAEGRFRVYLTDGPQDFTDQTQALETLENTLREKAETAARAAGVVDMQTEVQRDIRYAEVESRKVFIEAVLTVEATGRPRVALV
- the queG gene encoding tRNA epoxyqueuosine(34) reductase QueG, yielding MSVTPAVDTDALRGRLVAQALDEGFVSCRICRPDAVPEVPERLQAFVEAGYHGQMSWMADRMAWRGNPAALWPEARSVIMLAESYTPEYDPTEVLNHPDKAGVSVYAQGRDYHDIVKKRLKRVARWLVAQEPCEVKVFVDTAPVPEKALGQAAGLGWQGKHTNLLSRDWGNWAFLGAIFTTLDFTPDAPEVDHCGSCRSCLTACPTNAFPAPYQLDARRCISYLTIEHNGPVDLELRSKMGNRIYGCDDCLAACPWNKFAVAASDLRYHGGVGAPDLAGLATLDDAAFRLRFSGSPIKRIGRNRFMRNVLYAIGNSGQARLVPVAQGLLDDPDATVVDAAQWAVTRLGENHG
- the fzlA gene encoding FtsZ-binding protein FzlA encodes the protein MARLFHVPLSPFCRKVRLSLAEKKIEVERVEERYWEQDPDFMRRNPAGKVPVLQLDGIIMSESAAICEYIEETRPEPSLMPSDPIQRLEVRRLVSWFDDKFHDEVTSKLLYERVNKKVMKQGFPDSRNVKDGAKAIKYHIDYMAWLLDHRRWLAGDVMTLADFAAAAHLSSLDYISDVDWNRSDVVKDWYAKIKSRPAFRSLLADQVPGFPPPKHYNDLDF
- the mtgA gene encoding monofunctional biosynthetic peptidoglycan transglycosylase, with translation MAKRASSKSKSKTRAKPPSPAAQLRSLKRRVVRGAFKLVLTVLGLLVAMVLLFAVLNPPTTPYMFSEGRRLGGVDQQWVALEEVAPVMARSVVAAEDANFCNHWGFDLAAIKRAIAEGSNRGASTLSQQTVKNVYLWHGRTWLRKALEAGITPLVETVWTKRRIIEVYLNVAEFDEGIFGIDAAAQHYFGVIPAKLTATQAARLAAILPSPKTRSATRPSASVRKRSAQIRDGAATISKDGRAACFES
- a CDS encoding SGNH/GDSL hydrolase family protein yields the protein MIKSILSRAGLMAVLMLGLTLSACTDRTPKGGGDILVIGDSVMAWNGSNDQAIPDAMATALDRDVISKAVPGAQFSNDSTLLSAVGFDIQDQYPGGRWNWIIVNGGANDLGLNDCKCGACTPVVDTLIGADAASGEVPAFLSRLRSSGAQVMWMGYYAGNGKGSFEGCRDDLVLLERRIARFAAQTPGVTFLDSELVIDRNDPSLFASDNTHPSPKASALIGAYLAKGISARSARSQ
- the gltB gene encoding glutamate synthase large subunit — translated: MTKYDDAWVAREEAKRAFMAENGLYSEEEEHSSCGVGLVVNIDGSSSRAVVENGIKALKAIWHRGAVDADGKTGDGAGIHVQIPVNFFYDQVRRTGHSPREGELIAVGQVFLPRTNFAAQETCRTIVETEVLRMGYYIYGWRHVPVDTSVLGDKANATRPEIEQILISNAKGVDEETFERELYVIRRRIEKAALAAQVPTLYIASMSCRSIIYKGMMLAQDVANFYPDLMDERFESAFAIYHQRYSTNTFPQWWLAQPFRMLAHNGEINTLKGNINWMKSHEIRMASGTFGEMAEDIKPIVAAGSSDSAALDAVFEVLVRAGRSAPMAKTMLVPESWSKQAVELPQAWRDMYSYCNSVMEPWDGPAALAMTDGRWVCAGLDRNGLRPMRFVVTADGMLIAGSEAGMVPQDEANVVRKGALGPGQLLAVDIEEGKMFGDTEIKDKLAASRPFGEWVGKINELDKALGDVEEKALFSGDELRRRQVAAGYTIEDLEQILAPMAEDAKETLASMGDDTPSAVLSNQYRPLSHFFRQNFSQVTNPPIDSLREFRVMSLKTRFGNLKNVLDESSAQTEILVLDSPFLANAQFDQLMTEFNANSVTIDCTFEAGGNNLSENLRRIRDEAEDAVRSGAGHIVLTDQFSNATRVAMPMILATSAVHSQLTRKGLRTFTSLNVRAAECVDPHYFAVLIGCGATVVNAYLAEDSLADRIGRGLLDMNLTTAMARYREAIDQGLLKIMAKMGISVMSSYRGGLNFEAVGLSRAMCAEYFPGMTSRISGIGVTGIQRKAEAVHDRGWQGDGVVMPIGGFYKARQSGETHAWEASSMHMLQMACNKASYQMWKQYSAKMQSNPPIHLRDLLDIKPLGAPVPIEEVESITSIRKRFVTPGMSLGALSPEAHKTLNVAMNRIGAKSDSGEGGEDPAHFVPEANGDNPSAKIKQVASGRFGVTAEYLNQCEELEIKVAQGAKPGEGGQLPGMKVTDLIARLRHSTKGVTLISPPPHHDIYSIEDLAQLIYDLKQINPRCKVTVKLVASSGVGTIAAGVAKAKADIILISGHNGGTGASPATSIKYAGLPWEMGLTEAHQVLAMNNLRDRVTLRTDGGLRTGRDIVMAAMMGAEEYGIGTAALIAMGCIMVRQCQSNTCPVGVCTQDEALRGKFTGNADKVVNLITFYATEVRELLASIGARSLDDVIGRADLLAQVSRGSAHLDDLDLNPLLITVDGAAEIVYDRNKPRNAVLDTLDSEIVRDAARFLEDGEKMQLSYAVQNTHRTVGTRVSSHIIRNFGMNNQLQPDHLTVKLTGSAGQSLGAFAAPGLKLEVSGDANDYVGKGLSGGTIVVRPSMASTIVASENTIIGNTVLYGATKGFLFAAGRAGERFGVRNSGAHVVIEGCGSNGCEYMTGGVAVILGEIGANFGAGMTGGMAYLYNPDGKVEKMLNRETLVTCPVTVAHWENQLKGLIERHLQETNSRKAEDILQHWDIEKDNFVQICPKEMLIHLPAPLSVEEHAIPAE